The proteins below come from a single Halobacillus salinarum genomic window:
- a CDS encoding AEC family transporter yields MDVVLIVLPAFIIFSVGYIGQKTIGFDRKSISTAALYLMYPFLAFQTFYTHEITLDYLYILIFCIALMILLIILVRILSAIQSQPRSKTSALVLSSVFMNSGNYGVPIILFAYGDAGVDYAIIMMVIQSLLMNTVGMYYAARGSLSAEHSLKDSLVKIARMPINHAVLLGIIVQVFHIHMPEFIMQATNLIADATIPTIMIVLGMQLASLTKGTVKWQDISTVFSLRFIISPVIALLLTMVLGLNPMLASILIVLSAMPTAANTTMYSLQFNTEPQLVSYVTLLTTIASIVTVPFMLWVVGAAT; encoded by the coding sequence ATGGATGTAGTTCTAATTGTACTTCCAGCATTTATTATTTTCAGCGTTGGATACATCGGTCAGAAAACGATCGGCTTTGATAGAAAATCCATTTCAACGGCTGCTCTCTACTTGATGTATCCTTTTCTTGCCTTTCAAACCTTTTATACGCATGAGATCACACTCGACTACCTTTACATTCTCATTTTCTGTATTGCTTTAATGATCCTGTTGATCATACTGGTGCGTATTCTTTCCGCAATTCAGTCCCAGCCGAGGTCAAAAACCTCGGCTCTTGTGCTGTCAAGTGTCTTCATGAATAGCGGAAACTATGGAGTACCCATTATTTTGTTTGCCTATGGCGATGCAGGCGTCGACTATGCCATCATAATGATGGTCATTCAGTCTTTGCTTATGAACACCGTAGGGATGTATTATGCAGCGAGGGGAAGCCTTTCTGCTGAACATAGTTTGAAAGATTCCTTAGTAAAAATTGCCCGCATGCCGATCAATCATGCAGTTCTTCTCGGCATTATCGTTCAAGTATTTCATATACACATGCCGGAATTCATCATGCAAGCAACCAACTTAATTGCTGATGCTACTATTCCAACCATTATGATCGTGTTGGGCATGCAGCTTGCCTCTTTAACTAAAGGGACAGTTAAATGGCAGGACATTTCCACTGTATTTTCATTGAGGTTTATCATTTCTCCTGTGATTGCTTTACTGCTCACTATGGTTTTAGGGTTAAATCCAATGCTCGCAAGTATATTAATTGTATTATCCGCTATGCCGACCGCCGCTAATACAACGATGTATTCACTTCAATTTAATACGGAGCCTCAATTGGTTTCATATGTTACACTGTTGACTACTATTGCAAGCATCGTAACCGTTCCCTTTATGCTTTGGGTGGTAGGGGCTGCGACATAA
- a CDS encoding 2-hydroxycarboxylate transporter family protein, protein MAQTARELSYEQSPGGAEGKKIPKLKAFKIFEVPVLWFAVFTVITLLSLYTGNLPGGMIGSLLIMIVFGELLGWIGDHTPIVKTFLGGGAIIAIFGAAFMNYAAWLPGNSVTTMTDFMKDGGFLNFYIAALITGSILGMNKKILVKVGLRYFLPIFAAVIGAVAVASLLGALVGFSLRDAILVITMPIMGGGMGAGAVPMSQVYSEMMGNDPSYYISMLVPALALGNVFAIVLASMLDLIGKKFPSLSGNGQLIQGFSYKQEKQTYDIQKMGIGLLAAVTFFAVGSLLGDFIPIHPYALMIIVVASAKIAGIIPQNIVDGASQWYKFVANNWTMALLFGIGIAYTDLNTVIDALTVQYILTVLGVVLGAVIGAGLVGRLVGFYPIEAAITAGLCMANMGGTGDVAVLSASKRMELMPFAQISSRLGGALILLLAGLIIPLLG, encoded by the coding sequence ATGGCACAAACGGCAAGAGAGCTTTCGTACGAGCAAAGTCCAGGTGGTGCAGAAGGAAAAAAGATTCCCAAATTAAAGGCCTTTAAAATTTTTGAAGTTCCGGTACTCTGGTTTGCTGTATTTACTGTGATCACTCTCCTCAGTCTATACACAGGCAACCTCCCAGGAGGAATGATTGGAAGTCTGTTAATCATGATCGTCTTCGGGGAGCTGCTAGGATGGATAGGCGACCATACCCCTATCGTAAAAACTTTTTTAGGCGGAGGCGCGATCATTGCAATTTTTGGCGCAGCCTTTATGAACTACGCCGCCTGGCTTCCTGGTAATTCTGTGACAACGATGACTGATTTTATGAAAGACGGAGGATTCTTGAACTTTTACATTGCTGCTTTAATTACAGGAAGCATCCTCGGCATGAATAAAAAAATACTAGTCAAAGTAGGGCTGCGCTATTTCCTTCCGATTTTTGCAGCGGTGATTGGAGCAGTCGCAGTCGCAAGTCTTCTCGGAGCATTGGTTGGATTTTCACTAAGAGATGCTATCCTGGTCATTACGATGCCGATTATGGGCGGCGGTATGGGAGCTGGTGCAGTACCTATGAGCCAGGTCTATTCTGAAATGATGGGGAACGATCCAAGCTATTATATTTCCATGCTTGTTCCTGCCCTCGCATTAGGAAACGTGTTTGCCATAGTACTAGCCAGTATGCTGGATTTAATAGGGAAGAAATTTCCTTCATTAAGCGGGAATGGACAATTAATTCAAGGTTTCTCCTACAAACAGGAAAAGCAGACGTACGATATTCAAAAAATGGGAATAGGATTACTTGCAGCCGTTACTTTCTTTGCTGTAGGAAGCCTTCTTGGCGATTTTATCCCTATTCACCCTTATGCGTTAATGATTATTGTGGTTGCTTCAGCTAAAATCGCTGGCATTATCCCGCAAAACATTGTAGATGGAGCGAGCCAGTGGTATAAGTTTGTGGCCAATAACTGGACCATGGCTTTACTATTCGGAATCGGGATTGCTTATACAGATTTAAATACGGTGATTGATGCTTTAACTGTACAATACATTCTCACTGTCCTTGGGGTAGTGCTTGGGGCGGTCATAGGAGCTGGGCTTGTTGGCAGACTAGTAGGATTTTACCCAATTGAAGCAGCAATTACAGCTGGATTATGTATGGCAAATATGGGTGGGACGGGAGACGTCGCTGTTCTCTCTGCCTCAAAAAGAATGGAACTCATGCCATTCGCACAGATTTCCTCCCGCTTAGGCGGGGCACTCATCCTTCTATTAGCGGGTTTGATTATACCTCTGTTAGGATGA
- a CDS encoding response regulator produces the protein MINVLVVEDDPMVASLNRQYVEKLDGFLLAGSAANAKEAAALLKEKSIDLILLDVYMPGLNGIDFLQEVRTQNHDIDVILITAASGLSQIQQALRLGAVDYLIKPFEFDRFKEALLTYKRHFHTIQNKAQISQQELDRLLREKQQPNRKNTVYDSLPKGLTKNTLQIINHIIHSLHPHPFSTEDVAEHSQISRVSVRKYLKFLTEIHYLEEHLIYGVGRPIYQYRLIKDNSNKIEPFL, from the coding sequence ATGATTAACGTATTAGTTGTGGAAGACGACCCGATGGTAGCTTCTTTAAATCGACAATACGTCGAGAAACTCGACGGCTTTCTTCTTGCAGGAAGTGCTGCCAATGCTAAAGAAGCTGCCGCCCTGCTTAAAGAAAAAAGCATCGACTTAATACTTCTGGATGTCTATATGCCCGGATTAAACGGGATCGATTTTTTACAAGAAGTAAGAACACAAAATCATGATATCGATGTGATTCTCATCACCGCAGCGTCCGGACTCAGCCAAATCCAGCAGGCTCTCAGGCTTGGTGCAGTGGACTATTTAATTAAACCGTTCGAATTCGATCGGTTCAAAGAGGCTCTTCTCACTTATAAACGACATTTCCACACCATTCAAAATAAAGCCCAAATCAGTCAACAGGAACTTGATCGTCTCCTGCGTGAAAAGCAACAGCCGAACAGGAAAAACACGGTCTATGATTCCCTTCCCAAAGGGCTTACTAAGAACACTTTGCAAATTATTAATCATATCATTCACAGCTTGCATCCTCACCCATTTTCTACGGAAGATGTAGCCGAACATTCACAAATTTCAAGAGTTTCTGTGAGAAAATATTTAAAGTTTTTAACTGAAATTCATTATTTGGAAGAACATTTAATTTATGGAGTAGGCAGGCCCATATATCAATATCGTTTAATCAAGGATAATAGTAATAAAATCGAACCTTTTCTTTAA
- the dcuS gene encoding DcuS/MalK family sensor histidine kinase codes for MHPRFKLRTIIIFFVCLVVLVSLAITDLLITDSTSENIEKQLKEKALIVARSVGESQVVKTGLQDEGNAGGIQDYAMSIQKASGVMFVVVMNMEGIRRSHPNPGRIGKHFVGGDEKRVLQGKEYISTSTGTLGKSLRAFTPIYDNEGQQIGAVSVGISLEDVESSIRQGQHRILIGSIIGVLVGIVGAVLLAYYIKRSLFGLEPYTIARIHEERNQMLHSVHEGIIAIDKDATILLVNKSARKIFNKAGLMDKEPIGMNIHEFLPGTMLDRVLDKREADLNEEQMINGISVITNRVPLVVNGQAVGAIATFRDKTEVNQLAEKLTGVQMYADTLRSQSHEFMNQLHVLLGMIKMENYEDVQQFIHKLVNHQSHEVGSLTRYLKDPAFAGFILGKISFARESHVELDIQCDTIIPQPADPDITHELITILGNLIDNAIDSVAVPDEKVIHLQLSYIDKLLSIEISDQGKGIPEKIQNQIFEKGMTTKEGEGRGFGLYLARNSAEKLGGSIEVLSSKDHGTRFTVLIPYEPGGQSND; via the coding sequence TTGCATCCTCGTTTTAAGCTAAGAACCATTATTATTTTTTTCGTCTGTCTTGTAGTCTTAGTTTCATTGGCAATTACAGATTTGTTAATTACTGACTCTACAAGTGAAAATATTGAAAAGCAATTAAAAGAAAAAGCCCTCATTGTTGCCAGAAGTGTCGGTGAGTCCCAAGTAGTGAAAACAGGGCTGCAAGATGAAGGAAACGCAGGAGGGATTCAGGATTATGCGATGTCTATTCAAAAGGCTTCCGGCGTCATGTTTGTCGTTGTTATGAATATGGAGGGCATCCGCAGGTCCCATCCGAACCCCGGCAGAATCGGCAAGCATTTTGTCGGAGGTGATGAAAAAAGAGTCCTTCAAGGGAAAGAATACATTTCTACTTCGACAGGAACTCTCGGGAAATCTTTAAGGGCTTTTACTCCGATTTATGATAATGAAGGTCAACAAATAGGAGCCGTTTCAGTTGGTATCTCTCTTGAAGATGTAGAATCATCGATTCGTCAAGGTCAGCATCGTATATTAATCGGTTCCATCATCGGTGTGTTAGTAGGGATCGTGGGCGCAGTTTTACTAGCCTACTATATTAAACGTAGTTTATTCGGTCTTGAACCCTATACAATCGCCCGTATCCACGAGGAGCGCAATCAAATGCTCCATTCAGTCCATGAAGGAATTATTGCGATTGATAAAGACGCCACGATACTTCTTGTGAACAAATCTGCACGGAAAATATTTAACAAGGCAGGCTTAATGGATAAGGAACCTATAGGGATGAATATTCACGAATTTCTTCCCGGAACCATGCTCGACCGCGTGCTCGATAAACGAGAAGCCGATCTGAATGAAGAGCAGATGATTAATGGAATCTCTGTCATTACCAATAGAGTCCCTTTAGTCGTGAATGGACAAGCCGTCGGAGCTATTGCTACTTTTCGGGATAAAACTGAGGTCAACCAGCTCGCAGAGAAATTAACTGGCGTCCAAATGTACGCTGATACTCTTCGGTCCCAGTCACACGAATTTATGAATCAGCTTCACGTACTGTTAGGGATGATAAAAATGGAAAATTATGAAGACGTTCAGCAATTCATTCACAAGCTGGTCAATCATCAAAGCCACGAGGTCGGAAGTTTAACCCGTTATTTAAAGGATCCTGCGTTCGCAGGCTTCATTCTAGGCAAAATCAGCTTTGCCAGGGAATCTCATGTGGAGCTGGATATCCAATGTGACACGATAATCCCGCAGCCCGCCGACCCTGACATCACGCACGAACTTATAACCATTCTCGGTAATTTAATCGACAATGCGATTGACAGTGTTGCAGTCCCCGACGAAAAGGTCATTCACCTCCAATTATCCTATATAGATAAATTGTTAAGCATAGAGATTTCAGACCAAGGCAAAGGGATTCCTGAGAAGATTCAGAATCAGATATTTGAAAAAGGAATGACTACCAAGGAGGGAGAAGGCAGAGGGTTTGGCCTTTATTTAGCCAGGAACAGTGCTGAAAAACTGGGTGGCTCTATTGAAGTTCTATCCAGCAAAGATCACGGTACGAGGTTTACCGTTCTCATTCCTTATGAACCAGGAGGGCAAAGTAATGATTAA
- a CDS encoding cupin domain-containing protein translates to MSKSGFVPDNTNIKKTSGTPNLFFDSKQSLFFKRDDHNIAYDVTSTQLPAMIGGAFVDLYLTKGHIREPHWHPNAWELDVVVSGEALVSIIDPDTNQLHTYQARPGQVVFIPMAWWHWITPASENLHLHLFFNNDQFETAEGSDTLRLTPPEVFQTAYGIDKKEIAETLSPIQESVVIGPPANNPSREVSQAHNKDISIKINDKTIDY, encoded by the coding sequence ATGTCAAAATCAGGTTTCGTGCCAGACAACACGAATATAAAAAAGACGAGCGGAACACCTAACCTTTTCTTCGATTCTAAACAAAGCTTATTCTTCAAGCGAGATGATCATAACATCGCCTATGACGTTACTTCCACCCAGCTTCCAGCTATGATTGGAGGCGCATTTGTAGACCTATACTTAACTAAAGGACATATCAGAGAACCTCACTGGCACCCAAACGCTTGGGAATTAGATGTGGTTGTATCCGGGGAAGCCTTGGTTTCAATTATTGATCCAGATACAAACCAGCTTCATACTTATCAGGCACGGCCAGGGCAGGTTGTTTTTATACCAATGGCGTGGTGGCACTGGATTACTCCGGCCTCTGAAAATCTTCATCTCCATTTGTTTTTTAATAACGACCAGTTTGAAACAGCGGAAGGCTCTGATACGCTGCGCCTTACACCTCCGGAGGTTTTCCAGACAGCCTACGGAATAGACAAGAAGGAAATTGCTGAAACCTTATCTCCAATTCAGGAATCTGTTGTAATTGGACCACCGGCTAACAATCCTTCAAGAGAGGTCTCACAAGCTCATAATAAAGACATTTCCATTAAAATTAATGATAAAACGATTGACTACTAA
- a CDS encoding GntP family permease — translation MDSTAGLVIVAVLAVIALLFLVMKTKLQAFVALLAVSILVGLVVGMKPADVIKTIQDGMGGTLGYVAVIIGLGAMFGEMLRVSGGAERLAITLMDKFGEKNISWALGLTGFIVSIPVFLDVALVILVPILYSLTQRTNKSLLYFGIPLLAGLAVTHSFIPPTPGPISVASLLHADLGWVILFGAIAGVPAMIIAGPLFGKYIADKIHIGVPEYMLEQVKNADIDKENLPSFSSVLLIITLPLVLILINTLSDLVLPDGSTAQSILTFIGHPFVALTIAALLTFYIFGIRRGYSKEQVQEITTKALEPAGIIILVTGAGGVFGEMLIQSGIGDILADAMKSTQMPLLVFAFIAATVVRIAQGSATVSMITAAGLVSPILDSFDVSEPMLGLLVIAIASGATVVSHVNDSGFWLVNRYFGLTEKQTLQSWTVMETIIGLVGFGISLILSIFV, via the coding sequence ATGGATTCGACAGCTGGTTTAGTGATTGTGGCCGTATTAGCAGTTATCGCATTATTATTTTTAGTTATGAAAACGAAACTCCAGGCATTTGTTGCTTTACTTGCCGTAAGTATCCTCGTCGGCCTGGTCGTAGGAATGAAACCTGCTGACGTCATTAAAACCATTCAGGACGGGATGGGCGGAACGCTTGGTTATGTAGCTGTGATTATCGGTTTAGGTGCGATGTTTGGAGAGATGCTGAGAGTATCCGGAGGAGCTGAGAGGCTGGCCATTACGCTAATGGATAAGTTTGGGGAAAAAAATATAAGCTGGGCTCTTGGTTTAACAGGCTTTATTGTGTCTATTCCTGTATTTTTAGATGTCGCTCTCGTAATTTTAGTTCCCATTTTATACAGCTTGACGCAAAGAACGAATAAATCGCTGCTTTATTTTGGGATTCCTTTGTTAGCTGGACTTGCGGTTACTCATAGTTTTATACCGCCGACTCCAGGACCCATTTCAGTGGCCTCACTGCTGCATGCAGATCTCGGCTGGGTGATCTTGTTTGGAGCCATTGCCGGAGTACCGGCTATGATCATTGCAGGACCTCTGTTTGGTAAATACATCGCTGATAAAATTCATATCGGTGTTCCTGAATATATGCTTGAACAAGTGAAAAATGCGGATATCGATAAAGAAAATCTGCCCAGCTTTTCGAGCGTACTCTTAATTATTACACTTCCTTTAGTATTAATCCTTATCAACACTTTATCGGACTTAGTGTTACCAGATGGAAGTACAGCGCAGAGTATTCTTACCTTTATTGGACACCCGTTCGTTGCACTTACTATTGCAGCGCTGCTCACTTTCTATATATTTGGTATAAGGCGTGGATATTCGAAGGAGCAAGTGCAGGAAATTACTACGAAAGCGCTTGAACCTGCCGGAATCATTATTTTGGTAACTGGTGCTGGTGGCGTGTTTGGAGAAATGCTTATCCAGTCAGGAATAGGGGATATTCTTGCAGATGCGATGAAATCAACACAAATGCCGCTGCTTGTTTTTGCGTTTATTGCAGCAACAGTTGTACGTATTGCCCAAGGGTCTGCAACTGTTTCTATGATTACAGCTGCTGGTCTTGTTTCTCCAATTCTTGATTCTTTCGATGTCAGCGAACCAATGCTTGGATTGCTCGTAATCGCCATTGCTTCTGGAGCTACTGTCGTGTCACACGTCAACGATTCCGGCTTTTGGCTGGTCAACCGTTACTTCGGATTGACCGAAAAACAAACCTTACAATCATGGACGGTTATGGAAACGATTATCGGTCTGGTCGGCTTTGGAATCTCGCTCATTCTAAGTATATTTGTTTAA
- a CDS encoding efflux RND transporter permease subunit gives MQTLTNWAFRNKAAMALFVIITLLIGIISYFRLPMEFLPEADNPQVTVVTFGQGYDAGSMTTNVTEPVEKAVASVNGKTNVLSTTGEGYSQVSINFDSKTDMKEAKNHVEDALNGVSLPDGVGEPQISQLNTSMIPIGQVSLTFDDGLTKSNVDQVKNDFKPLFENEDGISQASVAGENSDHVEIKLDQDKLEKLHIPVNAVMGVLQGQDVSASAGTATIDGQQSTINVTDNLTSLNALEDLTIPLQVPGAPEVHLKDIASVEKVNTEDTVTRVNGKEALAMILFKASDASAVTAGKQVQNTVDKINNDYEGVEAKTLFTTGDMVENSVNSMVREVALGALFATLVILLFLRKFKPTLITVVSIPLSLCITLLLLWLSGVTLNILTLGGVAVAVGRLVDDSIVVVENIFRRSQNEQLTKTTVLQATKEVSRAITSSTLITVAVFLPMGLVNGSLRAFLLPFGLTVTYSLLASLLVALTVVPLMSRGMLKNIKLPAHHRPARYLSVLKWSLNHKFVPILLAVLVLGGSIGLYMALPKAATSANDASFVAVSMNFPSDTPKTEIKQRLTDFEDELEGFEGYDYIISQYGSSEEAAQYGEVSDPDTVSFTVIMNENADAAQFIEKVNEAKKDEKGVTITASPSSIFGGSSNSTITYDVVGNDTNEILTTSKKIMDSMEEIDGVKKVSSNQDKTSPVYTVNVDTEKANAQQTTMQISSLLNPRPIGSISLNDQTTPVYLNAGVDANSVKDLKDLAIATDSGVVPLSEVAEISAKEKPSTVLHKDGDLYVRITAEVTPEELSVVSKNIDEKVNEIDLPKGVSLDKGGAAEQQASDFQDLGITMLASILIVYLIMVLTFKTFRAPLAILMTLPLASIGAVVGLLISRVPADATSLIGALMLIGIVITNAIVLIDRVKQNEQTMIIRDAVIEACGTRLRPVVMTAIATICAMLPLLFGHTEDGSLVSKSLAVVVIGGLTGATVLTLVIVPVFYELLHFRKSKRQRAQQAAEGEKVEVAN, from the coding sequence ATGCAAACATTAACGAATTGGGCTTTTCGCAATAAGGCGGCCATGGCATTGTTTGTAATCATCACTTTACTAATTGGAATCATCAGCTATTTTCGCTTGCCAATGGAATTCCTGCCTGAAGCGGATAACCCGCAAGTTACAGTCGTGACATTCGGTCAAGGATATGATGCCGGATCGATGACGACGAATGTCACGGAACCAGTGGAAAAAGCAGTGGCTTCAGTGAATGGGAAGACAAATGTCTTATCTACGACCGGAGAAGGGTATTCCCAGGTGTCCATTAATTTCGATTCCAAAACTGATATGAAGGAAGCTAAGAATCACGTGGAGGATGCCTTAAACGGTGTCTCACTTCCTGACGGGGTTGGTGAACCACAAATATCCCAGCTCAACACCTCTATGATCCCAATTGGGCAGGTCTCATTAACGTTTGATGATGGACTGACTAAGAGCAATGTGGACCAGGTAAAAAATGACTTTAAGCCGTTGTTCGAAAATGAAGATGGCATTTCTCAAGCCAGTGTAGCTGGTGAGAATAGTGATCACGTAGAAATCAAACTGGATCAGGATAAACTGGAAAAGCTACATATCCCGGTAAATGCTGTGATGGGTGTACTTCAAGGACAGGACGTGTCCGCTTCCGCTGGAACTGCAACGATTGACGGCCAGCAAAGTACGATTAATGTTACTGACAACCTAACGTCTTTAAATGCTCTGGAAGATTTGACAATTCCTCTTCAAGTTCCTGGCGCGCCTGAAGTTCACCTTAAAGATATTGCTTCTGTGGAAAAAGTGAATACAGAGGATACTGTGACACGAGTCAATGGTAAAGAGGCTCTTGCTATGATCCTTTTTAAAGCGAGTGACGCAAGTGCAGTAACAGCAGGGAAACAGGTTCAGAATACAGTAGATAAGATTAATAATGATTATGAGGGAGTAGAAGCTAAGACCTTGTTTACCACAGGAGACATGGTTGAAAATTCTGTGAACAGCATGGTCCGTGAAGTAGCACTGGGTGCCTTGTTCGCCACGCTTGTCATTCTTTTGTTCCTGAGAAAATTTAAGCCGACATTGATCACGGTCGTTTCTATTCCTTTGTCCCTCTGTATTACTCTTCTGCTTCTTTGGCTTTCAGGAGTTACTTTAAACATCCTTACTCTTGGAGGAGTTGCCGTCGCAGTAGGGCGTCTTGTAGATGACAGTATTGTTGTAGTTGAAAACATATTTAGACGCAGTCAAAACGAACAGCTCACCAAAACTACGGTGCTGCAGGCTACGAAAGAAGTTTCGCGGGCGATTACTTCTTCAACTCTAATTACCGTAGCCGTATTTCTGCCAATGGGACTCGTTAATGGCTCGCTCAGAGCATTTCTTCTGCCATTTGGTTTAACCGTAACGTATTCCTTATTAGCTTCTTTACTTGTAGCATTAACTGTCGTACCGTTAATGAGCAGGGGCATGTTGAAAAATATAAAACTACCGGCTCATCATAGGCCGGCTCGTTATTTAAGTGTACTTAAATGGTCGTTGAATCATAAATTCGTGCCCATTTTATTAGCTGTTCTCGTTCTAGGCGGTTCCATCGGCCTTTATATGGCACTTCCGAAAGCAGCTACCAGTGCCAATGATGCTTCATTTGTAGCTGTGTCTATGAATTTCCCGAGTGACACTCCTAAAACGGAAATTAAGCAGCGCTTAACAGATTTTGAGGATGAATTGGAAGGCTTTGAAGGTTATGATTATATTATTAGTCAGTATGGGTCAAGTGAAGAAGCAGCCCAATATGGAGAAGTCAGTGATCCTGATACTGTATCCTTTACAGTTATTATGAATGAAAATGCCGATGCTGCCCAGTTTATTGAGAAAGTAAATGAAGCAAAGAAAGATGAAAAAGGCGTCACCATTACAGCTTCCCCATCTTCTATTTTTGGTGGCTCTTCCAACTCTACGATCACATACGACGTCGTTGGAAATGATACAAATGAGATTTTGACAACTTCTAAAAAGATTATGGACAGCATGGAAGAGATCGATGGTGTGAAAAAAGTTTCAAGCAACCAGGATAAAACATCTCCCGTTTATACTGTAAATGTAGATACGGAAAAAGCGAATGCACAACAAACAACCATGCAGATCAGTTCCTTATTGAATCCGCGTCCGATCGGATCAATCAGTCTTAATGACCAGACGACTCCTGTTTACTTGAATGCAGGGGTGGATGCAAATTCCGTAAAGGACTTAAAAGATTTGGCGATTGCCACTGATTCAGGCGTTGTGCCACTGTCTGAGGTAGCTGAGATTTCTGCCAAGGAAAAGCCGAGTACAGTGCTTCACAAAGATGGTGACTTGTATGTTCGAATTACAGCAGAAGTTACACCAGAAGAACTTTCAGTGGTTTCCAAAAACATAGATGAAAAAGTAAACGAAATTGATTTGCCAAAAGGGGTATCCTTGGATAAAGGGGGAGCAGCTGAACAGCAGGCCAGCGACTTCCAGGATCTTGGAATAACAATGCTTGCTTCTATACTCATCGTCTATTTAATCATGGTACTTACCTTTAAGACGTTCAGAGCTCCGTTAGCCATCTTAATGACGCTGCCGCTTGCTTCCATTGGAGCAGTAGTGGGGCTTTTGATCTCAAGAGTCCCTGCTGACGCCACTTCCTTAATTGGGGCGCTTATGCTTATCGGGATTGTTATCACCAATGCCATTGTTTTGATTGATCGAGTAAAACAGAACGAACAAACCATGATTATCCGGGATGCGGTGATCGAAGCCTGCGGCACGCGTCTGCGCCCGGTTGTGATGACTGCGATTGCTACAATTTGTGCGATGCTTCCATTGTTGTTCGGACACACAGAAGATGGAAGTCTAGTTTCCAAGTCACTTGCCGTAGTAGTCATCGGGGGTTTGACTGGCGCTACAGTTTTGACGCTTGTCATCGTTCCGGTATTTTATGAGTTGCTTCACTTTAGAAAATCAAAACGTCAGCGTGCACAACAAGCCGCTGAAGGAGAAAAGGTAGAAGTAGCCAATTAA
- a CDS encoding gluconate:H+ symporter has translation MPLLITALGILVLLFLIMKVRLHTVLSLAVVSFLLAVALGMPLDEIVPTIEKGFGGTLGSTGLIFGFGAILGKLIADAGGAQRIALTLIHKFGEKRVQWAVVVTSTILGIALFFEVGLVLLIPIVYQMAKQVKIPFLYLGLPMTTALSVTHAFLPPHPGPTVISDQYGANIGMVLLYGIIIAIPTIIVAGPVFTVFAKKLAPSAFDTMKEGTITALADTKKFDLKDTPGFGVSAFTALFPVLLMALSTIITLIQEWMSLSSNLFFEFIAMIGAPTAVMTLSVLLAVYTMGIARGKPVTDIMSSAENSVKAIGMLVFILGVSGSLKQVLIDGGVGDYVAAIFDGSTISPILLAWLIAALIRVAQGSATVAALTTAGLVLPLIQQVDVDVNLPLLVLATGAGSVMASHVNDTGFWIVKESFGLTMKETFSTWTILETLVSCAGIVFILILNLIV, from the coding sequence ATGCCATTATTAATAACTGCTCTCGGGATTTTGGTTTTACTTTTTTTAATTATGAAAGTCCGATTACATACAGTACTCTCCCTTGCTGTCGTTTCCTTTTTACTTGCAGTAGCACTTGGAATGCCATTAGACGAAATTGTTCCGACTATCGAAAAAGGTTTTGGAGGAACATTAGGCAGTACGGGATTGATTTTTGGATTTGGGGCTATTTTGGGTAAATTGATTGCAGATGCTGGCGGTGCGCAGCGTATTGCTTTAACTTTAATTCATAAATTCGGAGAGAAAAGAGTGCAATGGGCCGTTGTGGTCACGTCTACGATTCTAGGAATTGCTCTTTTCTTCGAAGTTGGACTGGTTTTGCTTATTCCTATCGTTTATCAAATGGCAAAACAAGTGAAAATTCCATTTTTATACTTAGGGCTGCCAATGACTACGGCGCTGTCTGTAACACATGCTTTTCTACCGCCGCATCCGGGACCTACGGTTATATCTGATCAATATGGTGCCAATATTGGAATGGTTTTACTTTACGGGATTATTATTGCTATTCCTACGATCATTGTTGCCGGACCTGTTTTTACTGTATTTGCAAAGAAATTAGCACCTTCCGCCTTCGATACGATGAAGGAAGGAACGATCACTGCTTTAGCAGATACGAAAAAGTTTGATCTTAAGGATACGCCGGGTTTTGGGGTAAGTGCCTTCACCGCTCTCTTTCCAGTGCTTTTAATGGCTTTATCTACCATCATTACACTCATACAGGAATGGATGAGCCTATCTTCAAACCTTTTCTTTGAATTTATTGCTATGATTGGTGCTCCCACAGCTGTCATGACCCTTTCTGTTTTGTTAGCTGTCTATACAATGGGGATTGCTCGTGGAAAACCAGTTACAGACATTATGTCTTCCGCTGAAAACTCTGTTAAAGCGATTGGGATGCTTGTTTTTATTCTCGGAGTCAGTGGTTCCTTAAAACAGGTTTTAATTGATGGAGGCGTCGGAGATTATGTGGCTGCTATTTTTGATGGCAGTACTATTTCTCCAATACTATTAGCCTGGCTCATTGCTGCTTTAATTCGTGTTGCCCAAGGGTCTGCGACAGTGGCTGCTTTAACGACAGCAGGGCTGGTACTTCCACTTATCCAGCAGGTAGACGTAGACGTAAACCTGCCTCTGCTAGTTCTCGCTACAGGAGCAGGAAGCGTTATGGCTTCCCACGTCAACGATACAGGCTTTTGGATTGTAAAAGAATCTTTCGGTTTAACAATGAAAGAAACTTTTTCCACGTGGACGATTTTAGAAACACTTGTTTCCTGCGCAGGTATTGTGTTCATCTTGATCTTAAATTTAATCGTATAA